A segment of the Lycium ferocissimum isolate CSIRO_LF1 chromosome 10, AGI_CSIRO_Lferr_CH_V1, whole genome shotgun sequence genome:
actaTTGGCAACGTAAGTTTGCTGTGAGTTGTACTATTACAAAGAAATGCAGTGCTTGTGAGACAAgtttgttaaaattttaaaaaagataaaCGATTGCTTCAGCTGGAATCGAACCCGCTGCACAATGCTATCATTGAACACCCTTATCCACTGAGCTGTAGCCCGCAGTTGTACAAGGGTGTTCATTGTCCACTATATAAccaaatattataaaatttcacctatgtatttgatataatttccCGGCGAAGGGTGTTCGAATGACCACCCTTGGTATAGGGTGGCTCCGCCCTTGAATGGGATACATTTTATAGAAAAGAGAGAAACATCTAGTGAGAGCTGCCATATAAATTGGCTCACGAGGTACTATCTACAAGTAGAagcaaaatacatatatattctgGGACTAACAAATTGTGCAGTGATTATAATAATATAAACCCTTTTTGAAGAGAAGTTAGTATATAGTGGTTTAATTTGTTCATCTAACCTGTTGACTATACTGATGAATTCAAATATACCcgtacatataaaatcataaaatatggAGTGGAGTTTTAGAAACATTTCCAGGTTGAGTATATTATTGAACATGAGGCAACTGCTACATGTTTAATGCAGTGTATCATACTATAAATCTAAAATATTATGAAGATGTCAAGTTTTGCTTAGATGAATTGTCttcatttaattatttcaatAGATGAGTATAAAATGgttatatacaacaacaacacacccagTGAGTGTaggcagaccttacccctaccttgggaggtagagagactGTCTCTGATAGACCCTTAGCATggttatatatagtacaaaatatGTTCAAATATATGCATTAAATGGCAAAGTCAGTGGAGTATTTTTGTGTTATATGTCGTTTGTGGCTTTGTCTAGAAATGGCATTGCGTAGTACAATTGGTCCTTTTTCCATTCTTAGGGATCATACACAAAGTTCAAAGAGGACTTAAATATATCAATAACGTGTACCATTTCATGAGTAATATTTTGAAGTAGTTCAAACGAAAAGTAATTACTGCTACAACTATTTAAATGCAATTAAGCTATCAACTTTACTAGAAATTCAAACagttagacaaaaaaaaaaaaaaaaaaataaaaaaataataataataataataaaaggtaATAAACCTCAGAAATGgtctttcattttcatttaaaattagGCAATGTACATCTTGTGAAATATTTAAggttaattttttggaagaataaatattATAGATATTTAGAAGAATATCTAGAATGGTCTAGTGTAGCATCTTGGATAATTATCTTATAGAAATATCTAGATATTCTAGAATATTACTAGAAGATAAAGGTTGCTAGAATTTTCTTGTAGATGTATCTAGAATCATCCATagacaactataaatagggatgGTATTGTACATTTGTAATCAACCCTGATTGTAAGCTAATACTTCCAATACAAGCCAATTCAAGTAAACACTTCCTTTCcatagcttcctcttctttagttgaatcttccgatcttagtCAATGACCTTGGGCTAGCAAAAGGTTTCCtcgatttacttttcttctgctatatttctctatatggtatcagagccatagcCACAGGTTGGCTTCTGGATTTTATTTCAAGATTAGGTTAGTGGTAGATTCAATTGGTTTCTCTAAATGGATTTGAGCGGCTGTGATAATAGACTAGAGATGGAGTTGTTGAATCAGTCAAATTACAAAGTATGGGAGACATGTATGGAGTCATACCTTGTGGGAGAGGATTTGTGGGATGTTGTTAATTGTAGTTACACAAGTCCTCCTACTGGCGGACTGGAATATAGCAGCGCATGAAAGAAGTGGAAGCAGATTAATGCGAAGGCGGAGTTCAACCTAAAGAGGTCCATCTCGCACAACTTGTTTGATCATATTGTAAGGTGCAAATCAGCTCATGAAATTTGGATGACCCTTGATCGTTTGTTCAACAAGAAGCATGAAGCCCGGCTACAAATATTGGAGAATGAATTAGCGAACACCACTCAAGGTAATCTTTCTATTGCCGAGTACTTTTTGAGGATTAAGAACTTATGTTCAGAGATCTCTTTATTAAATCCAGACGAGGCTATCTCCGAAGCACGAATGAGAAGAACTATCATTCGTGGTTTGAAGTCAGAATATATTCCTGTTGTTACATCAATTCAAGAATGGGCTCAACAACCATCCTTGGAGGAATTTGAGAATTTGTTGTCATCACCTACTAACCAAACAGATAGCTAGTGTCTGTTTTAAAGAAAGGGAAGGAAATGCTCTTGTAGCCGACAAGAGGAACTTCAAAGGAAAAACATTCAGAGATATGCCATACTCTCAATGCCAAAGTGTTTCCAACTTGCCGGAAAAGGAGGGAGAGTCTACTAATAACTATAAGAAGACTCTCAAATGTTACAAGTGTGGTAAAATAGGAAACATAAAAAGATATTGCCGAACAAAAGAGAGCACCATGGCTCACTTAGATACCTCAACTAAACCTTGTACCAATTGAGCACTCAGCCTTTAACAAATTTGTTCCAATTAGACACTTTTTTGACAATTAGCTAAAATTATAAAGTGTGTGTAATACACTTGCTAGGACGTGGCATATGACTAATTAAAAGAGGACATGTGGCTTTTGAGTGCAAaacaataattttaaaataaatataaaggaaaaaaactattttttagcaacaaaaaaaataccTATTTTCTAAACCCTAACCTCACCTGCCCCACCCCACCTTCCACCTTCCTTCCCAGAACCTCCGGCTAGAGCACGTTCCACCACCATCCACCAGACCCACCACAACACTAATTATGGAAAACGATACAAGAATATGAaagaacaaaacaagaaaaattgaaagaaacagTCTATCTTTGTCGGAATCTCGCTGGCTATCACTATTCAAACACTTTGAAGATTGCTGTAGAAACCCAGATTTAGAATTCAATTTTGTTGGGTAATTTTTAATTGAAATGAACAGTAGTCATGTATTTGTGCCGAAATTCTTGATTAGAACACTGGTTTTGTCACTTTAGATTGAAGAGTGTTCATACGAAAATTAGAAGACTCCATTAATGTTCATTTGAAGATTTGTACAAACAAATTTCAGAACTCTTGCTGTCAATTTGTTACAATTTGTTATAGAGCTTGACTCTGGAATTGAAATTGTTTGGCTTGAAATGGAAATGATAGTCTTCAGCTGGTTCATTATCGTTGGGCCTGAAACCGATGTTCTTGACAGTTTAGCGAGTGAGTTTGGTCAAAGTTTGTTTTCTGACATTGCTCCGGCTTTCTCCGTTGAAGTGACGACGCCCCCTCTCCCCCTCTATTTATCACTATGATGCTCGAAAAACTTATCCGGTGGTGGCATTGCGGTGGCAAGGTGATGTTTTATGGTGGAGGAAGCGTTGGAAGCaaagagaaggaagaagaagacacaattttttttttttttgtaaaattaagtCCTTCACGCTCCTATTTTGTGTGAAGATCACACAATTTGCCAACTCAGAAAAAATGTCTAAATGACACAGTATAACCCTACGAtaggtgtctaaatgaaacaacATTTAGTTGAGGTGTCTAAGTGAAAAATCTGAACGACCACGGGAGGCCGCCGATGGGTttggccatacatatatatatatatatatatatatatatatatatatatatatatatatatatatgtatgtatatatgtttaagtttcACTTATCTCTTATTCTCTATTATATTGTCAATATATAAATGAGTTTTGGTTGTCATTAAtggaatattttttaaataataatttaagattcatatataaatagataatctttttgggaatttgttatagaatatacctctatttttattaattagttTGTATTACCtgcattgaaatatatttataaagttattattacatgttatttttacttgtataaatatagatattagagttttgattattattaataaaaaaattcttattcttctcatttatttcattatagaatgATATTGAGTTATATACTCAATTAGAATTTCTAACCTGCATTGTGTTTGtaacatttatcaaaagttctcaCTATTCATGATGGAACATATCTGAACGCgccttaagcatatcaaattATGATAACTTAGATCTGTTTTAGGATATTGCTACTTCATGAGCAAATCGAGGCATAAACATAATGTagaaaatatttctttaatatATCTTTAGTTGTAATCACAATACGCTTATGAAAATATTACCACTTTTGATGGTTATAGGCGTAAATATAATTTAGTCCTAACACAatttaattatgaaaaattacAACTATTAGTGGCCATATATTGCTTGCTACCTCTACAGGTGTTCAAGTATATTCCCCAATGTGAGATATCCAATTTATGAGATTGTTGTAGAATAAAttctataaatataataaataaacagtAACTAAATAGCATTACCCATTAATGGATGAAAACAATATTATCATCCCTTTTCATAATATTGTTCTTTAGAAATAATATTAAGACATGAactgccaaaaaaaaaacaattaaggTCCTCAGATTCAATAACCAAAATTGATACCTTTCATAGCAAAGACAAAAGTATCAAATATAAAGGTACTAACTTGCCAATCTTGAAATCATATCCACTTCAATCATATTTTGCTAATATTGAAAGGAATCAATATCCCCAAAGGAATACCATTCATCTGGCTACTGCATCCAAGGTAGAGATTCCATTAAATGCAATAATTTAATACAACTTACCGTGATAATCAAGCTCGAAATGGCAGTCACGTGCCAACGTGTTATAAAACTATATAATCGcaaataaataagagaagcaAACTAGTAACTCTGTCGAGAGAAGGGAGAGATTGTATTATCACTTTTCTTGGTGTTACAAATGAGAAGACAAGGCTTCCATTATAAACTCTGTGATGATCTATAACTTGTGCAAGCTTAACTTGGATACAACTTGGTACAACAAAGATACAAATAAGatgcaagttttttttttttttttaagtgaatCTGCTAGGCACGTGCCTAGGGCtagtttttttattaataacaaAACGAACCTCAAATAGAAGAGTACAATTGAGGGGGCCTAGACCTTACCTTACTAATCCTAATTAGGTAACGAACCTCTACTACGTAACAAGCATAAAGAAAATAAGAGCTAGAGAAAACCAGGTATTCTATGATCATCACAGAATTTATAATACActctatgatgatattacaaaGGAGGATGCttaaataatgtaaaaatataaaagtCAAGAATAAAGTTGAGTTAtcagtctcaaaattcattttatatacgtatgaacaaaaaaaatatatataacttgcTCGTCTAAAGTAAGCTgaagtattttctttttttcttcttcttcaaatttgtCCAACAACACTTGACAGTTCATCACTTCTTGGATTTATTGGATCTTGTTAAAGTTGTTGACATTGTCAGATGATTTTGCTTTTCCAGTCGCATCGGTATGTGTCTTGGAACAAATTCCTACCACCTTACCATCCCCACTATGCTACCTTCTATGTGTCTTCTCTTTTACTTTTGTTGCTTCCACTTCTTTGTTGCCTAGGTGAGAAATCTCCATTCTTGGCCACCTTAGCAAAGCATATGTCCAACATATCATCCTCATCATCTCCATCGAACATGTTATCGCCCAAGTCAATACCATTCGTCGTAGTTGGACTACGTCCTGAAACTACGGCATCTGACTCATGGCTCTTTGTCAATACTCCCATATCCTTTGTGATACTAACCAAGCTCTTCTTAATTAGAGTTATCAATTGCAATTGATGTATCCATATCATGCGAAACAAGAGCATGAAGGATATCTCTATTAGTCAAGCTTACTTTTGTAGCGCTTAAATTAGAAGAAGTACATGTTACTGCCATAGATGAATTTGCCTTACTTGAAGGCACAAATGCAGGTGCTTGAGGACTTAACTTACTCCTAGGAGGTGAAGTAATATGCTCCTCTTCCTCAACTAAATCTGCCCACCTAGGAGCACTCATTTCCCCTTGTTTTTCTATAGAATTCAAGAACTCAATCCCTTGATTATCAATATTTTTCTCCATACAATGATCCAGCTGAATTTTTCCAATAGTGGACAATGGTTCAAAAACATTTTGAGTTGGTAGAATTAAATTAGGATCGACGCACAACTGAACATTCCTAGTCGCACGCTTTTCCCCAATTGGAGAATTACTTCGACTAGCTGAGGAAACAATATGACTTCCAATTGATTTTTGTTTGCAATCACGGTCCAATTTCCTGACACATTATCTTCTTCATTGCTGGAATTTTCAGCTTTCAAGTCACCGGGTTTTGAAGCAAACTTCTTCTTGAGACCACGAGAATTTTCAGCTTGCATATTAGTAGATTTCTCAGTTGTTAGCTTCCCTTGTTCATCGCTGCCCTGTCCAGCAAAATTGGCCTTACTCTGCGTAGAATTTTTAGCAGCTTCAATCACCTGTATCGATCAGTTTCTGCCCCAAATCAGCTAGCAACGTATCAACCACAACTCTTGGTGTTGCCCCAACTCTTGCAAGATGCAAGTGCAagttgtatttatctttttttttttttttttggcggtaataagttgtatttatcattttaagTCAAGTCTTACAATTTACACTTCTAGTTgtataattattaataatacatCCAAAACAAAACTAGACtaaataatttataacaaaatacttattattGTTAGTTGCTGGTCTCTGGACTTCAAGTTATTTATTTCTCTAATATTAATCAAGTAAACTATACAGAGCAATGAAAGGAAACAACAGGTTTGGACACAGCCCCACCATAACCTGCTAGCTCCTAAGAACTACAGAACCTCTTTATCTATCAATGAGATTCACTTTCAAATACAAGGTCTCTTCCATCGATCAGTTCAAACTTGTGGTGTACTTCAATCATCCCATCAATTTCCAAAACCCTTTTCTCTCTTGATATCTCATATGGATTCACGCTATTCCATAAAAAATGGTGGCTTTTTGACATGTTCAATGTCGAATGGACAAAAGAATGGAGTCACTGGAGGTGAAGAAGAAACCCTAGATCGTATCAGTCAATTGCCTGACGCACTCCTGGtaaaaattctctctcttttGCCGACCGAAGATGCCGTCGCATCATGTGTACTTTCAAAGAGCTGGAGTTATCTATGGACTTCAATTTATAACTTCCTTTTCGTTGCTGAAACTTTCAAGACTGCAGAAAACTTTATATCCTTCGTGGACCATGTTTTAACTCATTCGACTTGttccaaaatcaaaaaattccAACACGATTTTCATCACATAGACTGGGAATTTGATTCGAAAATCAGCCAATGGCTCAGTTTTGCTGCGGAAAACAAAGTGGAAAATGTTCTACTGTTAAATTCACATGATGATAAAGACCTCACTTTCGAATTGCCTCGATCTCTGTGCACGTGTTCGTCACTGATTATGTTGCGTTTGAGCCATTGGGTGTTTGATAAAGAACGGATCATGGCTTGGAACTCTCTGAAGAGTCTAAAGCTGTACTCAACAGAGTTAGACGATGAGGATATTGTGATATTACTGTCAAGTTGTCCTGCTTTGGAAACTCTGGAGTTGTCAATGTTCGGGGGTTTTCGTTGCCTAGAAATCAATTCTTCAAATTTAAAGAGACTAAATTTGCGTACCTGTTCGTGTGaaggacatggtgttttggaaATTTTCGCCCCACATCTTCAACATTTGGAGCTTACAGGAGATTTTGGATATCTCGAGTGTAGGCCAGTAAATGTCTCCTCTTTGGTTACTGCCAGCCTCACTTTTAAAGTTTGCTGTTTCAATTTGGATGAAGTTGTTGATGAGGAAGAAAATTGTCGTGAATTTCATCAAGTTTTCCGAAACCTTGTTCTGGACTATCTTCAAAAGTTGACTTATGCAACTGAGctaataattggaagttggttTGCTAAGGTTTGTTTTTGTGTCAAAGACCTTATTCTCTGTTTGATTTTAGCAAAGAATAGCAGGATGTAAAACTGAGAAGAGAATAAAGCCTTCAGAATCTATTACTGTTATGAAGTTTTGTATAGAAAAGTTTCTGCGAAAAAAGTGTTTTGGTCAAATAAttaaaaggaatttttttaATGCATAAAGGATGATCTTCTCTTTGCCTTATGTTAGCTTTTATGATCTTCTTGTCTACTTTCTGAAGTTAGATATTTCTTTTCTGGCAATTGATTATTTTAGTAACTGGCTTATTTTACATTGTTGTTTCTTGAAAGTGGTTAAATGGTTAGATTTGTCATAGCGCTATCTTATTGTTGCGGATtactttttctttgttgttgctTCTTTCTCTATTCTTTACTGATTGCATTGAGATTATTTGACCAGGTTGTGTTCATGTTGCAACTCAAAGGAGTGCAACTTCCAGAGTTGAGATGAAAATGTCTAACACTAGAGATGCATACGAAGTATAATCCTTATGGAGTAGCTTGCCTTTTGCGCCTCGAGTTTTTTGGAGACACTGAACGTAGAAATGGGTGATTGGGTCATAATTTCTCTCAATCGACGCTCTTTCTTTTTACATCCATTCGATTTTTGAAGTTTTAATTCCCCCAACCCCGTGGctggaatttttttcttaaggagGATGCAAATATATCTTTAATTACCATTGAGAATCTTAATCAACAATTACTACGCTTTAATCCTAGACAAGTCGGGGTGTTTAAAAAGAGGGGAAAGTctcaaatatgccatcaaactatccgaaatggctcatttatgtcattcaTTAATAGTTAgtctcatttatgccatcgctgTGACTAAAATGACTCATCCGTTCTACTTACCGTTAACAGCTCAAATGGTTGGTTTTAAAATACCAGATTTTATACATGGCCTCCAATTAGAAGCCCACGTCGCCAACTAAAACCAGCCCAAATTAAATCAAAACCAGATTTTGGTTCAATT
Coding sequences within it:
- the LOC132034886 gene encoding putative F-box/FBD/LRR-repeat protein At4g13965 encodes the protein MSNGQKNGVTGGEEETLDRISQLPDALLVKILSLLPTEDAVASCVLSKSWSYLWTSIYNFLFVAETFKTAENFISFVDHVLTHSTCSKIKKFQHDFHHIDWEFDSKISQWLSFAAENKVENVLLLNSHDDKDLTFELPRSLCTCSSLIMLRLSHWVFDKERIMAWNSLKSLKLYSTELDDEDIVILLSSCPALETLELSMFGGFRCLEINSSNLKRLNLRTCSCEGHGVLEIFAPHLQHLELTGDFGYLECRPVNVSSLVTASLTFKVCCFNLDEVVDEEENCREFHQVFRNLVLDYLQKLTYATELIIGSWFAKQRIAGCKTEKRIKPSESITVMKFCCVHVATQRSATSRVEMKMSNTRDAYESGDFNCQIEQSYLAKGDTLNLQSWMSNIVFFNLKNVKFYCFMTNCLKGRLEEGNDKLFELSEFLLKSTMALKKFVIVSETSSCRKCSEKCVSQYLSRLDKKLLDSPRSSRNLMITYKESFA